From Epinephelus fuscoguttatus linkage group LG17, E.fuscoguttatus.final_Chr_v1:
GAACATACTGCCAAAAGAGTGGTCAAAAGAGTGGTTTAGTGACTGATGATACGTATCTACCTTTGTTTATCATAAATTCATTTCCTTAATGTGCCCCAAATATTAGAGTCAGAAATAAAGaaagtttaaaaatattttcaaagaaGACAAGTAAAGATGAGACAATTATTAAATCCAAGaaagttattttttacattatttacaaTAAATCTTAAAAGCaagaaaatcattttgaaaataaaattaaaaacaagaaaattttaaaagaggaaaactaaaaagaaaattatttaaaacaaatttaaaacaaaatttaaaaaagaatatttaaaataaagaaaatttaaaaacaaaattattcaaaaaggaaattatttaaattaaagaaaattaaaaacagaaaaattcataagaggaaaattaaaaataaaaaatgctttaaaaaattaacaaaactaTTTAGAagaaaattttttaaaaaattcaaaaaattattcaaaaagaaaattatttgaatgaaagaaaattgttaaaatgagaaaattaaaaataaatgttataaataagaacattaaaaataagtgaattaataaaaacaaaaattaaaaacaagaaaattatttaaaattaagaaattaaaaacataaattaaaatgagagattataaaaataaacacaagaagctTATTTAAAAGcgaaaattaacaaaaaatctaaaaacaagaaattaaaaaagtagtttttttaaataaataaagaaacaagtagaaaattgttttaaaaagaaattagactatatttttttaaaaaagttttcaaaagaaaatgaaatataagaAAGTCATTCTTATAACTAAAAGCTTCATCAAATGATCTGTAGAAGTTAAACACTGAGTTTTTGAGCTGTGATTTGAACGACAACATTTGTCTGTAgcgtctctgtttcctgtttcctgtttggtgcagatgtccagcagcagcagttggttaaagaagaggttccccctgagcagcaggagtggagctccagtgtggaacaggaggacccagagcccccacacattaaagaggaagaggaggaactgtggagcagtcaggagggagagcagcttcaagggctggaggaggctgatatcaccaagttcacattcactcctgtccctgtgaagagtgaagatgatgaagagaaacctcagtcTGAGGGACACCACTGTGGAGGACCAGTTGGGGGGGCCAAGGCGTCAGACCTCTCTGAACCCGAGACTGAAGTCagtgatgatgacgatgatgatgatgatgatgaagataagGAGACCAGAGAACCTCCGTCAGGTTTAAACTCTCTGAAAAATGACGTTCCAGTTGGCGATGACGGacatgatggcagcaggaaGTCTTTTATCTGCTGCGAATGTGGACGAAAGTTTGGTCGTAAGGACAGTCTGAGACGACACATGAGGttccacacaggagagaaaccgtacAGCTGCTCCGTTTGCGGGAAACGTTTCTCCCAACGGCCAAATCTAATCCGTCACATGAGGTGTCACTCCGGAGAGAAACCCTTCAGCTGCTCCTTCTGCGACACCAGCTTCGCCGTGCGGAGTGCGCTGGTGAACCACCTGAGGATCCACACCGGGGAGAAACCGTTCAGCTGCTTGTTCTGTGACAAGAGCTTTACACAGAAGGGCGGGCTGAAGAAACACATGACGGTGCACACGGGGGAGAAACCATACAGCTGCCCCGTGTGCGAGAAGAGTTTCTCTCAGAAGGCAAACCTGACGTATCACTTCTCCGTACACACGGGACAGAAACAgttcagctgcagtgtgtgtgagaagagGTTCACGTGGCAGTCACAGGTCAAGAGTCACAAGTGTGTTGGTGAGAGCAGCAGTGGCTCCTGAAGCTGTGAGCGAGCGGCGCCAACATGACGGTGATGGCTTCAAATGAATTTAATATGtcttttacagaaaataaatgttgacTGAGATCGAGTTCTGACTCTTTCATTTCTGTTAGTGTCAGTGTTCCACACAGGAAGTCAGTTATATTAAATAATTGGCTTGATGTCTTTTAACAACATGAGAAGAAGGAagtgagcaacaaaagaaatgagTTAACAAATGAgcaaaaatgacatttgaaagaaaattatttaaattaaaataagaattaaaaatgtaattaaaaacatgttcataaaaaataaagttaaatataggaacatttatttagaaaagaaaattaaaagaatattttaagAAATGTATAAACAAGAAATTTAAAAGAATtaaacaataattaaataattttcttaactttttttttttttaagtaaatttcCTGTTCCCACAGGTACCTGGAGGACAGACCATATCACACCTGTTTTGGCCTCTCGCCAGTGGCTGCCAGTAAAGTTCAGAACTGACTTTATGGTTCTCCTGTCTGTGTGCAAAGCCCTTAATAGGGCTTAATAGGGGCTCCTGGCTGGCTCACGCTCCAGACTTAAAGagacagtgcacccaaaaatgaaaatgcagccattatctactcacccatatgccgacggaggccctggtgaattTTTAGAGTCCTCTCATCCGGCTgcagcggctagcacacctaatggcagacagtgccccagactaacgtccaagaacacaaaattgaatccacaaagtatctactgctcatactgctcatccatagtgatccaaatgtgctgcagccccgacataaaaagttgtttggaaaaacctcatttgaactctgtttttagcctcattgtagcctgtagctctgactgcctctctgggcaccgcacTCACATGCGCGTGCACTCAGGGTGAttggtgatgcacggtctctgaagagcagcagtctcgtcagtactgatgtccagattctcaagtgcaggcatcgccattTCCcggtctgagcagcaaagactttcctcatccgttggcattgctttgcatttgaaacaactacaccaccaggtttgcagtgctcgactccggtattctgcagctggctgagggttaggctcatgagctgcggcggctgcttcgtccagtagcctgagttccatctctatactcgggctcaaacaaatacggctcaacaaagaaatgctgttcctcctcagtttcaaagtcttcagacatgttgggctgtcctttgctaaaagaccgtagtgcaaattatctttcagctctgtggttactgctgtctctccctgcggtgcacgtgtcacgtgatgtaaacacaggtgagcaaagctcatgctttcgctggttgcgcacaagcgcacacacgtgagcgcggtgcacagagaggcagtcagagctacaggctacagt
This genomic window contains:
- the LOC125904892 gene encoding zinc finger protein 32-like codes for the protein MSRLQGLKTFINKRLTAAVEDIFGHLERTITEYEEDMDRRHRKLLDKIKQRTEADVQQQQLVKEEVPPEQQEWSSSVEQEDPEPPHIKEEEEELWSSQEGEQLQGLEEADITKFTFTPVPVKSEDDEEKPQSEGHHCGGPVGGAKASDLSEPETEVSDDDDDDDDDEDKETREPPSGLNSLKNDVPVGDDGHDGSRKSFICCECGRKFGRKDSLRRHMRFHTGEKPYSCSVCGKRFSQRPNLIRHMRCHSGEKPFSCSFCDTSFAVRSALVNHLRIHTGEKPFSCLFCDKSFTQKGGLKKHMTVHTGEKPYSCPVCEKSFSQKANLTYHFSVHTGQKQFSCSVCEKRFTWQSQVKSHKCVGESSSGS